Proteins from one Triticum aestivum cultivar Chinese Spring chromosome 7A, IWGSC CS RefSeq v2.1, whole genome shotgun sequence genomic window:
- the LOC123153182 gene encoding probable glutathione S-transferase GSTU6, with product MMMASAQEQGLKLLGAASGVSPYVIRAQMALGIKGLTYDYLPEDPRCKSDLLLASNPVHKKLPVLIHGSRPVCESLIILEYLDDAFPGNGVFILPTDPYHRVVARFWATYVDNKLFPSCIGILKTRKPQERADKVEETLSSLGLLEAALAECSIEGEAEALFFGGGSLGLLDIALGCYLPWIEAIGCLASMPPFLDATRTPKLAAWAERFRAAEPIWGLLPEADKVEKYISTVLYPKWKAALTAPETN from the exons CGTACGTGATCCGCGCCCAGATGGCGCTCGGCATCAAGGGGCTGACCTACGACTACCTCCCCGAGGACCCCCGGTGCAAGAGCGACCTGCTCCTTGCGTCCAATCCCGTGCACAAGAAGCTGCCTGTCCTCATCCATGGCAGTAGGCCCGTCTGCGAGTCGCTGATCATCTTGGAGTACCTTGACGACGCCTTCCCCGGAAATGGCGTCTTCATCCTCCCTACTGACCCCTACCACCGTGTTGTCGCCCGTTTCTGGGCTACCTATGTGGACAACAAG CTGTTCCCTTCGTGCATCGGCATCCTCAAGACGAGGAAGCCGCAGGAAAGAGCCGACAAGGTGGAGGAGACCTTGTCGTCGCTCGGGCTCCTAGAGGCTGCCCTGGCGGAATGCTCAATTGAAGGGGAGGCGGAGGCGTTGTTCTTTGGCGGTGGCTCTCTCGGGCTGCTCGACATCGCGCTTGGGTGCTATCTTCCCTGGATCGAAGCGATAGGCTGCCTTGCCAGCATGCCGCCGTTCCTCGACGCAACGAGGACACCGAAGCTGGCCGCGTGGGCGGAGCGGTTCAGGGCCGCCGAGCCAATCTGGGGGCTGCTGCCTGAGGCGGACAAGGTGGAGAAGTACATCTCAACAGTTCTTTATCCAAAGTGGAAGGCCGCGCTCACTGCGCCGGAAACTAATTAG